The proteins below are encoded in one region of Manis pentadactyla isolate mManPen7 chromosome 2, mManPen7.hap1, whole genome shotgun sequence:
- the TAF1B gene encoding TATA box-binding protein-associated factor RNA polymerase I subunit B isoform X4 — protein sequence MKLYGRDKGIFAIESWPNYMDIYKKTIEIATFLDLPRFPDITEDCFLHPNILCMKYLMEVNLPDEMHNLTCQVVKMTGIGEVDFLTFDPIAKMAKTVKYDVQAVAVIVVVLKLLFLLDDNLEWSLSNIAEKYNKKNKEDKPWFDFRKWYHVMKKSIDEKKQKWEEARAKYFWKSEKPVYHSSIDRSVVYKRREMVVNLQKQFSTLVDSAPAVEKKSPSSFQFNWTEEDTDRTCFHGHSLQGVLQKKGQSLTTKNALYWLSTQKFCKSYCKHVTTYEESNFSLSYQFILNLFSFLLRIKTSFLHEEVSLIEKRLFKAKYKKKKVKPSRSRKVRKYCEK from the exons TCTTGGCCTAACTATATGGATATCTATAAAAAAACTATTGAAATTGCCACATTTTTAGATCTGCCACGTTTTCCAGACATAACTGAAGACTGCTTTCTTCATCCAAACATCTTGTGTATGAAATACTTGATGGAAGTCAATCTCCCTG ATGAAATGCACAACTTAACCTGTCAAGTGGTAAAAATGACTGGAATAGGAGAAGTGGATTTTCTGACATTTGATCCTATAGCTAAAATGGCAAAAACTGTTAAATACGACGTACAAGCTGTAGCTGTCATTGTAGTAGTACTGAAATTACTCTTTTTATTGGATGATAATTTGGAGTG GTCTTTGTCTAATATTGCtgagaaatataataaaaagaacaaagaag ataAACCATGGTTTGATTTCAGAAAATGGTACCATGTTATGAAGAAATCTATtgatgagaaaaaacaaaaatgggaaGAAGCCCGTGCAAA GTATTTTTGGAAAAGCGAAAAGCCAGTGTACCACTCATCCATTGACAGATCAGTAGTTTATAAAAGAAGAG AAATGGTGGTGAATCTACAAAAACAGTTTAGCACACTGGTTGActcagcaccagctgttgaaaaaaaAAGCCCTTCGAGTTTTCAGTTCAACTGGACTGAAGAAGACACTGATAGAACTTGCTTCCACGGCCATAGCCTCCAGGGAGTCCTGCAGAAGAAAGGCCAGTCACTGACAACCAAGAATGCACTGTACTGGCTCAGTACACAGAAGTTCTGTAAAAG CTATTGTAAACATGTGACAACCTATGAAGAATCAAATTTCTCTCTGAGTTATCAGTTCATACTAAATCTCTTCTCCTTCCTGCTAAGAATAAAGACTTCCTTTCTTCATGAAGAAGTGAGCTTAATTGAAAAGAgactttttaaagcaaaatacaaaaaaaaaaaagtaaaaccttCAAGATCCAGGAAAGTGagaaaatactgtgaaaaatga